The Stomoxys calcitrans chromosome 3, idStoCalc2.1, whole genome shotgun sequence genome includes a region encoding these proteins:
- the LOC131996178 gene encoding uncharacterized protein LOC131996178: MYRQIFVDEGSQQYQHVLWRKDMKNEIKEYQLTTVTFGTASAPFLAVRTFNEIAKECSNMQVQKIIEEDFYMDDLLTGADTIEECLQLRQIISQHLDRYGFHLRKWCSNSELIIKSSNEDKENEIISIEENTNVKTLGLQWKPKEDDFRFKISKYSSDVTTKRLALSYLFGPLGLVTSVIITAKLFIQSLWLLEMSWDEKLNGELESSWKDFVTRISSLQDVQIPRWLNTSSKNNIKILEFADASEKAYAAVVYVTTDKGVSLLAAKSKVNPIKNKKTLPKLQLSAAFLLARLLKKIIHIVEGNIEVYAWSDSTITLAWILNNKNKNKFIRTRVEGIRNLVPQAQWRHVKSKENPADLGSRGVSPDKLKELDLWWYGPQWLRLPREEWSLSPPEVMTCSTTSTKVTPTLLNDLVERYSSFNKLLRVYAYILRFIKKMKGNRSFSRLAQI, encoded by the coding sequence ATGTACCGGCAGATATTTGTGGATGAAGGAAGTCAACAGTATCAACATGTTCTCTGGCGGAAAGATATGAAAAACGAAATCAAAGAATATCAGCTAACAACTGTAACGTTTGGAACAGCTAGTGCTCCGTTCCTGGCAGTaaggactttcaatgaaatagcGAAAGAATGTTCGAATATGCAGGTGCAGAAGATAATCGAAGAAGATTTTTACATGGACGATCTTCTGACTGGCGCAGATACGATAGAGGAGTGTCTTCAGCTTCGACAAATAATATCACAGCATCTAGACAGATATGGATTCCATCTAAGAAAATGGTGTTCGAATAGCGAGCTCATCATAAAATCATCTAATGAAGACAAGGAGAATGAAATAATTAGCATTGAGGAAAATACTAATGTAAAAACATTAGGACTGCAGTGGAAACCTAAAGAAGATGATTTTCGTTTCAAGATATCAAAGTACTCATCTGATGTTACAACGAAAAGATTAGCTCTATCATATCTATTTGGACCGCTTGGACTGGTAACATCAGTTATAATAACGGCAAAATTATTTATTCAGAGCTTGTGGTTGCTAGAGATGTCATGGGACGAGAAACTAAATGGAGAATTAGAAAGCAGCTGGAAAGATTTTGTAACACGAATTTCATCTCTACAAGACGTGCAAATACCCAGATGGCTGAAcacttcttccaaaaataatattaaaattttggaatttgcTGATGCATCAGAGAAGGCTTATGCTGCTGTGGTATATGTTACAACCGATAAAGGTGTCTCTCTGCTAGCTGCAAAGAGTAAAGTAAAcccaattaaaaacaaaaagactCTGCCTAAATTACAGTTGTCAGCAGCCTTTTTGCTTGCAAGGCTATTGAAAAAGATTATACACATTGTTGAAGGaaatatagaagtctatgcctGGAGTGATTCAACAATAACCTTAGCTTGGATactaaataacaaaaataagaacaaattCATAAGAACGCGAGTAGAAGGCATTAGAAATTTGGTGCCTCAGGCGCAGTGGCGTCATGTTAAGTCGAAAGAAAACCCAGCAGACTTAGGGTCAAGAGGCGTTTCTCCGGATAAGCTAAAAGAGCTAGATTTATGGTGGTATGGTCCCCAGTGGCTGCGGTTGCCGAGAGAGGAATGGTCCTTATCCCCTCCAGAAGTTATGACTTGCTCTACTACTTCTACCAAGGTTACGCCCACTTTATTGAATGATTTGGTAGAAAGATACTCTTCATTCAATAAACTCTTAAGAGTCTACGCATATATTCTGCGTTTTATTAAAAAGATGAAAGGAAATCGATCATTTTCGAGGTTAGCTCAAATATAG
- the LOC131996177 gene encoding uncharacterized protein LOC131996177, translated as MVTLKALVNQGSQSTFLREEAAQILQIPREKTNMELHGLGDNLVGIAKTKVIIEIQPRFPGSFSFEVESLVLPALASVHLDSSFVHNKHVWKNFELADPNYYKNERIDMVLGGDVYVEILKNGIHKKNGMLGQNRKVGLMLSGPLTVQAPVAKTGVNVTTEIERFWKAEELDIDMVANDEDKCLEMYAATTKRNAAGRFIVQIPFKEDKALGGSYKQAAARLISLEKRLSKDSAMKNEYARIMEEYITLGHMKQVKQIHSGKYYLPHQAVIREDSLTTKVRVVFDASAVTTNGRSLNDVMYVGHDCRGTFSTS; from the coding sequence ATGGTAACCTTGAAAGCTTTAGTGAACCAAGGATCGCAGTCTACATTTTTAAGAGAAGAAGCAGCCCAGATACTTCAAATCCCTAGAGAAAAAACCAATATGGAGTTGCATGGACTTGGAGACAATTTGGTGggaattgcaaaaaccaaagttATTATCGAAATCCAGCCAAGGTTCCCCGGCAGCTTTTCGTTCGAAGTCGAATCGCTTGTTTTACCAGCTCTTGCATCTGTTCATTTGGATTCTTCCTTCGTCCACAATAAGCACGTATGGAAAAACTTTGAATTGGCTGATCCCAACTATTACAAGAATGAAAGGATAGACATGGTGCTTGGCGGCGATGTGTATGTCGAGATACTCAAAAATGGCATACATAAAAAGAATGGAATGTTGGGGCAAAATAGGAAGGTGGGGTTGATGTTATCTGGTCCGTTAACTGTTCAAGCACCAGTAGCGAAGACGGGTGTCAATGTCACTACAGAGATAGAAAGGTTTTGGAAGGCTGAAGAGTTGGATATTGACATGGTTGCAAACGATGAGGATAAATGTTTGGAAATGTATGCTGCTACAACGAAAAGAAATGCTGCCGGGCGTTTTATAGTGCAAATCCCATTTAAAGAAGACAAAGCACTGGGAGGATCATATAAACAGGCAGCAGCGAGACTCATTAGCCTTGAAAAAAGGTTGAGCAAGGATAGTGCCATGAAAAATGAATATGCAAGGATTATGGAAGAATATATCACACTAGGGCACATGAAGCAGGTAAAGCAGATTCACAGCGGTAAATATTATTTACCACATCAAGCTGTTATTCGAGAGGATAGTTTGACTACAAAAGTCAGAGTAGTATTCGACGCATCCGCTGTGACAACTAATGGTCGAAGTCTAAATGATGTCATGTACGTGGGCCACGATTGCAGAGGGACGTTTTCGACATCCTAG